A stretch of the Carassius carassius chromosome 6, fCarCar2.1, whole genome shotgun sequence genome encodes the following:
- the LOC132142508 gene encoding elongation factor 1-alpha 1-like, whose product MGKEKLHINIVVIGHVDSGKSTTTGHLIYKCGGIDKRTIEKFEKEAAEMGKGSFKYAWVLDKLKAERERGITIDISLWKFETSKYYVTIIDAPGHRDFIKNMITGTSQADCAVLIVAAGVGEFEAGISKNGQTREHALLAYTLGVKQLIVGVNKMDSTEPNYSQKRYEEIVKEVSTYIKKIGYNPDTVAFVPISGWNGDNMLEASPNMTWFKGWKITRKDGSVSGTTLLEALDAIQPPTRPTDKPLRLPLQDVYKIGGIGTVPVGRVETGILKPGLVVTFAPVNVTTEVKSVEMHHEALSEAFPGDNVGFNVKNVSVKDIRRGNVAGDSKNDPPQEAASFTAQVIILNHPGQISAGYAPVLDCHTAHIACKFAELKEKIDRRSGKKLEDNPKSLKSGDAAIVDMIPGKPMCVESFSEYPPLGRFAVRDMRQTVAVGVIKGVEKKTSTSGKVTKSAQKAQKSK is encoded by the exons ATGGGTAAGGAGAAGCTTCATATCAACATCGTGGTCATTGGCCATGTGGATTCAGGGAAGTCCACTACCACCGGCCACCTCATTTACAAGTGTGGAGGCATCGACAAGAGGACCATTGAAAAGTTTGAGAAGGAAGCTGCAGAG ATGGGAAAAGGCTCTTTTAAGTACGCGTGGGTGCTTGACAAGTTAAAAGCTGAGAGAGAGCGAGGCATCACCATCGATATCTCTCTGTGGAAGTTTGAGACCAGCAAATATTATGTCACCATCATTGATGCTCCAGGACACCGAGACTTTATCAAGAACATGATCACTGGCACCTCACAG GCAGACTGTGCTGTGTTGATTGTGGCAGCTGGCGTTGGAGAATTTGAGGCTGGTATCTCAAAGAATGGCCAAACACGAGAGCATGCTTTGCTGGCATACACACTGGGTGTCAAACAGCTGATTGTGGGTGTCAACAAGATGGACTCTACCGAACCTAATTACAGCCAGAAGCGCTATGAGGAGATTGTGAAAGAAGTCAGCACTTATATCAAGAAAATCGGCTACAACCCCGATACAGTGGCATTTGTTCCAATCTCCGGATGGAATGGAGATAACATGCTGGAGGCCAGCCCAAAC ATGACCTGGTTCAAAGGCTGGAAGATCACTCGTAAGGATGGGAGTGTCTCTGGGACGACTCTCTTGGAAGCTCTGGATGCCATTCAGCCTCCAACCCGCCCCACTGACAAACCCCTCCGCCTCCCACTGCAGGACGTCTACAAGATTGGAG GAATTGGTACTGTGCCTGTGGGACGGGTTGAAACAGGCATTCTGAAACCTGGCCTAGTTGTGACATTTGCCCCCGTGAATGTGACCACGGAGGTGAAATCTGTGGAGATGCATCATGAGGCTCTATCTGAAGCTTTTCCAGGTGATAATGTGGGATTTAATGTGAAGAATGTCTCAGTCAAAGATATCCGGCGTGGGAATGTTGCAGGTGACAGCAAGAACGATCCCCCACAGGAGGCAGCAAGTTTCACCGCACAG GTGATCATTCTGAACCATCCTGGTCAGATCAGTGCTGGTTATGCCCCCGTGTTGGACTGCCACACTGCTCACATTGCCTGTAAGTTTGCCGAGTTAAAGGAGAAGATTGACCGTCGCTCTGGGAAGAAGCTGGAAGACAATCCCAAGTCCCTGAAGTCTGGGGATGCTGCTATTGTAGATATGATACCAGGCAAACCCATGTGTGTGGAGAGTTTCTCTGAGTATCCTCCTCTTG GTCGCTTTGCAGTGCGTGACATGCGCCAAACCGTAGCAGTGGGCGTCATCAAGGGGGTGGAGAAGAAGACCTCAACCTCTGGGAAAGTCACTAAATCTGCCCAAAAGGCCCAGAAGAGCAAATGA